In Lemur catta isolate mLemCat1 chromosome 1, mLemCat1.pri, whole genome shotgun sequence, one DNA window encodes the following:
- the DNAJC28 gene encoding dnaJ homolog subfamily C member 28, which translates to MNTMYMMMPQILRSHLINASVIPNRMKMLPYLGVIRNRMMSTHKSKKNIREYYRLLSLDEGCSADDVRESFRKLAKQYHPDSGSNTADSTTFIRIEEAYRKVLSHVIEQTNATQNKVEEAEDEEEKFKYKTPQHRHYLSFEGIGFGTPSQREKQYRQFRADRATEQVMEYQKQKLHSHYFADSVTVKDVRQSKEQKITQAIERLVEDLIQESMAKGDFDNLSGKGKPLKKFSGCSYIDPMTHNLNRILIDNGYQPEWILMQKEIKDTIEQLREAILVSRKKLGNPMTPMEQKQWDQVCKQFQENIRKLNKRINDFNLIVPILTRQKVHFDAQKEIIRAQKIYETLIKTKEVSDKKPNNTDEGGEKTPGVKTGFFNWIHLWKFVKI; encoded by the coding sequence ATGAACACAATGTACATGATGATGCCTCAAATCTTAAGATCTCATCTGATAAATGCTTCAGTGATTCCCAATCGAATGAAAATGCTTCCATATCTCGGTGTCATTAGAAATAGAATGATGTCAACCCATAAATCCAAAAAGAATATCAGAGAATATTATAGACTGCTGAGTCTGGATGAAGGATGCTCTGCAGACGACGTCAGGGAATCTTTTCGTAAGCTTGCCAAGCAATACCATCCAGATAGTGGCTCTAACACCGCTGATTCTACAACATTTATAAGGATCGAAGAAGCTTATAGAAAGGTGCTTTCCCACGTGATAGAACAAACAAATGCCACACAGAATAAAGTTGAAGAAgcagaagatgaagaagaaaaattcaaatataaaacacCTCAACACCGGCATTATTTAAGTTTTGAAGGTATTGGTTTTGGTACTCCAAGTCAACGAGAGAAGCAATATAGGCAATTTAGGGCAGACCGTGCAACTGAGCAAGTGATGGAATATCAAAAACAGAAACTACACAGCCATTATTTCGCTGATAGTGTAACTGTTAAAGATGTAAGACAgagcaaagaacaaaagataacTCAAGCTATAGAGCGTTTAGTGGAGGACCTCATTCAAGAGTCAATGGCAAAAGGAGACTTTGACAATCTCAGTGGGAAAGGAAAACCTCTAAAAAAGTTTTCTGGCTGTTCCTACATTGATCCTATGACTCACAACCTGAACAGAATATTGATAGATAATGGCTACCAGCCAGAATGGATCCTCAtgcaaaaggaaataaaggataCTATTGAGCAACTCCGAGAGGCAATTTTAGTGTCCAGGAAAAAACTTGGGAATCCAATgacaccaatggaacagaaacaGTGGGACCAAGTTTGTAAGCAGTTtcaagaaaacatcagaaaactaAACAAGCGaattaatgattttaatttaattgtccCCATCCTGACCAGGCAAAAAGTCCATTTTGAtgcacagaaagaaattatcagagcCCAGAAAATATATGAGactcttataaaaacaaaagaagtctcagataaaaaaccaaataacactgatgaaggaggagagaaaacacCTGGGGTCAAGACAGGTTTTTTTAACTGGATACATCTGTGgaaatttgttaaaatatga